From a single Helicovermis profundi genomic region:
- a CDS encoding complex I subunit 5 family protein, whose amino-acid sequence MWKYLIKNGVITILLGGWNKSIGIELRIDNLSMLFITMTVLIWWLVLIYSWEQKKKDYKFLFFLLFLEGSFIALLQSNDLFTLFVLIEIVTILSSILIIYKKDGKSLKSGLFYLLFNSFSMMIYLLGIILIYIKVGTLNMSQIREYILANLSSNQSVYINVSFACFIVVMSVKSAVFPVYEWLPRAHTASQTSVSTLLSGLLVKTGIYGMIRFLYVFNNNNIYEFLFLLGAFTAITGAIFAISQKDIKAMLAFSTISQIGLIVISLSTNSDIGFIGAYLHIFNHFLFKSLLFLGVGILINEYGLRRINQIKGIGRSHPLLSICMIIGILSMTGFPLQIGFLSKSMIKYSFTSNVKLLVFQFSSFLTIIAFIKFSSIFFGKPEVIKTLKKNQIFSITILTLICILAFFIELKFIPSFIRINGSDISSSMVYIIKKINLNIYSKMLIKNIIDYFIMVILGFYIYKYFIKTERRVFYKIRNYKVNYQNAILLLMLFLSVTIKIVN is encoded by the coding sequence ATGTGGAAATATTTAATTAAAAATGGGGTAATTACTATTTTGCTTGGTGGATGGAATAAATCAATTGGAATAGAACTTAGAATTGATAATTTATCAATGTTATTTATCACCATGACAGTATTAATTTGGTGGCTAGTGTTAATATACTCATGGGAGCAGAAAAAGAAAGATTATAAATTTTTATTTTTCTTATTGTTTTTAGAGGGTTCTTTTATAGCACTTCTTCAAAGTAATGATCTTTTTACACTTTTTGTGCTAATAGAAATAGTAACTATTCTTTCATCAATTTTAATAATATATAAAAAAGACGGTAAATCACTAAAATCAGGTTTATTTTATTTACTGTTTAATAGTTTTTCAATGATGATTTATTTATTAGGCATTATACTCATATATATAAAAGTAGGAACTCTTAATATGAGTCAAATTAGAGAATATATTTTAGCGAATTTATCAAGCAATCAATCAGTGTATATTAATGTAAGTTTTGCATGTTTTATTGTAGTTATGAGCGTAAAATCAGCAGTTTTTCCAGTTTATGAATGGCTTCCTAGAGCACATACAGCTTCCCAAACTTCAGTATCAACGCTTCTTTCAGGTCTACTCGTTAAAACAGGAATATATGGAATGATAAGATTTTTATATGTTTTTAATAATAATAATATATATGAATTTTTATTTTTACTGGGTGCATTTACAGCAATTACAGGTGCAATTTTTGCGATTAGTCAAAAAGATATAAAGGCTATGTTAGCTTTTAGTACAATTTCTCAAATAGGATTAATTGTTATTTCTTTAAGTACAAATTCTGATATAGGTTTTATAGGCGCATATCTACATATTTTTAACCATTTTTTATTTAAAAGTTTGCTATTTTTAGGAGTAGGTATTTTAATAAATGAATACGGCCTTAGAAGAATAAACCAAATAAAAGGAATAGGAAGAAGTCATCCACTTTTAAGCATATGTATGATAATTGGTATTCTTTCAATGACAGGTTTTCCGCTTCAGATAGGTTTTTTAAGTAAAAGTATGATTAAATATAGTTTTACTAGTAATGTTAAATTACTAGTATTTCAATTTTCTAGTTTTTTAACTATAATAGCTTTTATTAAGTTTTCAAGTATATTTTTTGGAAAACCAGAGGTAATTAAAACACTAAAAAAGAACCAAATATTTTCTATAACAATTCTTACTCTTATTTGTATATTAGCTTTTTTTATTGAACTCAAGTTTATTCCTAGTTTTATTAGAATAAATGGAAGTGATATATCTAGTTCTATGGTTTATATAATAAAAAAAATCAATTTAAATATTTATAGCAAAATGCTAATTAAAAATATAATTGATTATTTTATTATGGTAATTTTAGGATTTTATATCTACAAATATTTTATAAAAACCGAAAGAAGAGTTTTTTATAAAATTAGGAATTATAAAGTAAATTATCAAAACGCAATATTGCTACTAATGTTATTTTTGAGCGTTACAATTAAAATAGTAAATTAA
- a CDS encoding DUF554 domain-containing protein → MLGTIVNSIAILIGSLIGILFKHGIPEKLNSSIMKSVGLSVMLIGLLNALKVNNLMLLIFSMLIGTIIGELIDIDKRLNIFGNKLERRFKGNNISEGFVTATLLFCVGSMAIIGSIESGLTGNHQTLFAKSILDGTISILFASSLGIGVAISAISVFIYQGTITLSASFLKDILTANAITDISAVGGLLIISIGINMIFESKIKTANLLPAIFLPGIYYAVLSLFQ, encoded by the coding sequence ATGTTAGGTACTATAGTAAATTCTATCGCAATTTTGATTGGTTCATTAATTGGAATACTATTTAAACACGGTATACCTGAAAAACTAAATAGTAGCATCATGAAATCCGTTGGTCTTTCAGTTATGTTAATTGGTCTTTTAAATGCTCTAAAAGTAAATAATCTTATGTTATTAATTTTTTCAATGTTAATTGGAACCATTATTGGCGAATTAATTGACATTGACAAAAGACTAAATATATTTGGAAATAAACTAGAGAGAAGATTTAAGGGCAATAACATATCAGAAGGTTTTGTGACTGCTACACTTTTATTTTGTGTTGGTTCTATGGCAATTATTGGATCTATTGAAAGCGGATTAACTGGTAATCACCAAACATTATTTGCAAAATCAATACTCGACGGAACTATTTCAATTCTTTTTGCTTCAAGTCTTGGTATTGGTGTAGCTATTTCAGCTATTAGCGTATTTATTTATCAAGGGACTATTACGCTATCAGCTTCATTCTTAAAAGATATTCTAACAGCAAATGCTATAACTGATATATCTGCAGTCGGTGGTCTTTTAATTATTTCTATTGGAATTAATATGATTTTTGAAAGTAAAATAAAAACCGCAAATCTACTTCCAGCAATATTTCTTCCTGGAATATACTATGCGGTGTTATCTCTTTTTCAATAG
- a CDS encoding YaaA family protein — protein MKILIAPSKTRDYNVIDSLNFNTSIPVFIEEANYLSNTIKKFNKDDLSKIMKIKNSILDRTFSEYSSFNNSKSYPAILSYKGSVFKEIQIEKYNSHKLNYLNNNLRILSALYGVLKPFDLIKNYRLDMNMKVLGNTLYAYWKNKINRELITKDLKEPIISLSSNEFNKMLNFEFISIEFKEKTLTDTYKTSGTYSKIARGKMVNYIVTNNISHIEAIKKYNLDGYKYNKTLSNELKIVFSR, from the coding sequence ATGAAAATTCTTATCGCACCAAGCAAAACAAGAGACTACAATGTAATTGATTCATTAAATTTTAATACTTCAATACCTGTATTTATAGAAGAAGCAAATTATTTATCAAATACTATTAAAAAATTTAATAAAGACGATTTATCTAAAATTATGAAAATTAAAAATTCTATACTAGATAGAACCTTTAGTGAATATTCATCTTTTAATAACTCTAAGTCTTATCCTGCAATATTAAGCTACAAGGGATCAGTATTTAAGGAAATTCAAATAGAAAAATATAATAGTCATAAACTTAATTACTTAAATAATAATCTTAGAATTTTGTCAGCTCTATACGGAGTTTTAAAACCTTTTGATTTAATTAAAAATTATCGACTTGATATGAATATGAAAGTACTCGGCAATACTCTTTATGCTTACTGGAAAAATAAAATAAATAGAGAATTGATTACTAAAGATTTAAAGGAACCTATTATAAGTCTTTCATCAAATGAGTTCAATAAAATGTTGAATTTTGAATTTATAAGTATTGAATTTAAGGAAAAAACGTTAACTGATACTTATAAAACAAGTGGAACTTATTCAAAAATAGCAAGAGGTAAAATGGTCAATTATATAGTTACTAATAATATTAGTCATATAGAAGCTATAAAAAAATATAACTTAGATGGCTACAAATATAATAAAACACTTTCAAATGAATTGAAAATTGTTTTTTCAAGATGA
- the rlmD gene encoding 23S rRNA (uracil(1939)-C(5))-methyltransferase RlmD, producing the protein MKRNDIIEVKIEKMIFPNKGVGFYDGKKVILKNVLLGQTVSARVKKKRTDKIEAKLIEVVKRADYEIKSFCPHFGQCGGCQRQTVPYEKQTYLKGEMVKGLLEDEGIKGYKFDGVLHSPNLYNYRNKMEYSFGDEFKDGPLTLGMHKKGRHHDVVNVNHCKIAHEDSNIILENSLKFFTDNGFVKYNKRSQNEGFLRHLTVRRSVKTKEILIGLSATTFTNMSKEKLKPFVDCLLNLKLQGNIVGILWIKNDGLGDLVNGDIEVLYGRDYYIEELFDLKFKVSFYSFFQTNPIGAELLYGAAFNYMDNIDDKTVFDLFSGTGTIAQIMSKKAKKVVGIEIIEDAVKAAKENANLNNINNCEFLAGDVFEKLSDVKHKPDVIVVDPPRVGISEKALKKIINYKVNEITYISCNPVSLVKNLKTMQDSGYEVKNVVCVDMFAHTPHVETVVKLERK; encoded by the coding sequence ATGAAACGCAATGATATTATAGAAGTAAAAATTGAAAAAATGATTTTTCCAAACAAGGGTGTTGGATTTTATGATGGTAAAAAAGTTATTTTAAAAAATGTATTATTAGGTCAAACAGTATCAGCAAGAGTTAAGAAAAAAAGAACAGATAAAATAGAAGCTAAATTGATTGAAGTAGTGAAAAGAGCGGATTATGAAATTAAATCTTTTTGCCCACATTTTGGACAGTGCGGTGGATGTCAAAGACAAACTGTACCCTATGAAAAACAAACTTATCTTAAAGGAGAAATGGTAAAAGGATTACTTGAAGATGAGGGAATTAAGGGTTATAAATTTGATGGCGTACTACATTCGCCAAATTTATACAATTATAGAAATAAAATGGAATATTCTTTTGGTGATGAATTTAAAGATGGGCCACTTACACTTGGAATGCATAAAAAAGGAAGACATCATGATGTAGTTAATGTAAATCACTGTAAAATAGCTCATGAAGATTCCAACATTATATTAGAGAATTCATTAAAATTTTTTACTGATAATGGATTTGTAAAATATAATAAAAGAAGTCAGAATGAAGGGTTTTTAAGACACTTAACTGTAAGAAGAAGTGTAAAAACGAAAGAGATATTAATTGGACTTTCTGCAACAACATTCACAAATATGTCAAAAGAAAAATTGAAGCCATTTGTAGATTGTTTATTAAACCTTAAATTACAAGGAAATATTGTAGGTATACTTTGGATAAAAAATGATGGACTTGGAGATTTGGTTAATGGAGATATAGAAGTACTTTACGGAAGAGACTATTATATAGAAGAATTATTTGATTTAAAATTTAAAGTTTCATTTTATTCATTCTTTCAAACTAATCCAATTGGTGCAGAACTTCTTTACGGTGCCGCATTTAACTATATGGACAATATAGACGATAAAACAGTATTTGATTTATTTAGCGGAACAGGAACAATAGCTCAAATAATGTCTAAAAAAGCGAAAAAAGTTGTGGGAATTGAAATTATTGAAGATGCAGTAAAAGCTGCAAAAGAAAATGCTAATTTAAACAATATAAACAATTGCGAATTTTTAGCAGGTGATGTTTTTGAAAAACTTAGCGACGTGAAACATAAACCAGATGTAATAGTAGTAGATCCACCAAGAGTAGGAATTAGCGAAAAAGCACTTAAAAAAATTATTAATTATAAAGTAAATGAAATTACCTATATTTCATGTAATCCAGTTTCTCTTGTTAAAAATTTAAAAACTATGCAAGATAGTGGATATGAAGTTAAAAATGTGGTTTGTGTTGATATGTTTGCGCATACGCCGCATGTGGAGACGGTGGTAAAGCTGGAAAGAAAATAA
- a CDS encoding virulence RhuM family protein translates to MEYNNDLLIYQTEDGKTKIDVRLENETVWMTQKAIAELYKKGVNTINEHIKNIYSEGELEKNRTVRENRIVQTEGNREVERTVRFYNLEVIIAVGYRVRSSRGTQFRRWATERLNEYLVKGFTMDDERLKDMRNIGDDYFDELLERIRDIRASEKRFYKKITDIYALSIDYDGKSQEAKTFFATVQNKLHFAIHGHTAAELIEERADALKDNMGLTTWKGDKVRKGDISVAKNYLTEKEIKSLNRIVTMYLDYAEDQAERRSPMHMKDWEEKLNAFLKFNERDILTGAGSFSHAVAKELAEKEYEKFNQKRLSEPEKDDFDVYLEEHEWTHKK, encoded by the coding sequence TTGGAATATAATAACGATTTACTCATATATCAGACAGAAGATGGAAAAACGAAAATAGATGTAAGACTTGAAAATGAAACTGTATGGATGACGCAGAAGGCGATTGCTGAACTTTATAAGAAAGGCGTTAATACCATAAATGAGCATATAAAAAATATTTATTCTGAAGGTGAACTTGAAAAAAATCGAACTGTTCGGGAAAACCGAATAGTTCAAACTGAGGGAAATAGAGAGGTTGAGAGAACAGTACGTTTTTATAACCTGGAAGTAATCATTGCTGTTGGTTATCGTGTACGCTCTAGCCGAGGCACTCAATTTAGAAGATGGGCAACAGAGAGATTAAACGAATACTTAGTTAAAGGCTTTACCATGGATGATGAACGCCTCAAGGATATGCGTAATATCGGTGATGATTACTTTGATGAACTTTTAGAAAGAATTCGTGATATTAGAGCATCTGAAAAAAGATTTTATAAGAAAATCACAGATATTTATGCTTTATCTATCGATTATGATGGGAAATCACAGGAAGCGAAAACGTTCTTTGCAACAGTTCAAAATAAGCTTCATTTTGCTATTCATGGTCATACAGCTGCAGAACTTATTGAAGAGAGAGCGGATGCTTTAAAAGATAATATGGGGCTTACTACTTGGAAGGGTGACAAAGTGCGTAAAGGGGATATCTCCGTTGCCAAGAATTATTTAACTGAAAAAGAGATAAAGTCATTAAATAGAATTGTAACTATGTATCTAGATTATGCTGAAGATCAGGCAGAAAGACGTAGTCCAATGCATATGAAAGATTGGGAAGAAAAGCTTAATGCTTTCCTTAAATTTAATGAGAGAGACATTCTTACTGGTGCAGGTTCTTTTTCGCATGCGGTGGCTAAGGAACTTGCTGAAAAAGAATATGAGAAATTCAATCAAAAACGTTTAAGTGAACCTGAAAAAGATGATTTTGATGTTTATTTAGAAGAGCATGAATGGACACATAAAAAGTAA
- a CDS encoding GNAT family N-acetyltransferase, whose protein sequence is MTINRRDNIPKGFSIEKISPEIINSIKNNKEFIDYINCFWITTDKYFDKGLGYCAVDDNDFSTICISVFASENEREVGIKTFPSFQQKGLAYVTACAYIEECLMNNFIPIWSCFSENEVSVKLAEKLGYKIEAQHPIYFAEIGE, encoded by the coding sequence TTGACAATCAACAGGAGAGATAATATTCCAAAAGGCTTCAGCATAGAAAAAATTAGCCCAGAAATTATTAATTCAATAAAAAACAATAAGGAATTTATCGATTATATAAATTGTTTCTGGATAACAACTGATAAATACTTTGACAAAGGATTGGGATATTGTGCAGTTGATGATAATGATTTTTCTACTATTTGTATTTCTGTTTTTGCGTCTGAAAATGAGCGTGAAGTTGGTATTAAAACATTTCCTTCATTTCAGCAAAAGGGTTTAGCTTATGTTACTGCTTGTGCCTATATTGAGGAATGCCTAATGAATAACTTTATTCCTATTTGGTCTTGTTTTAGTGAGAATGAGGTTTCAGTAAAGTTGGCTGAAAAACTTGGTTACAAAATAGAAGCCCAACATCCGATATATTTTGCTGAAATTGGGGAATAG
- a CDS encoding ExeA family protein — protein MDYTSRFGLDFNPFIKNSKEIIIETSEYKETLLRLNILLETRGFGLITGSPGKGKTTIIRSWSKILNPSLFKVIYSSLSTLTVAEFYKNLAQQLGLEPMMRKNDNFKIIQNEITRYAVEKRITPVIIIDEANYINNGILNDLKILFNFEMDSKDRAVVLLVGLPNINNTLRLVSHEPLRQRITMNYHLDGLNKEEARSYIKNKLIGANCHVNIFSEGALEGIINSSNGIPRIINKICNACLLIGNNQNITDINNDIVMMAVNETELG, from the coding sequence ATGGATTATACAAGTCGTTTTGGGTTAGATTTTAACCCATTTATAAAAAATAGTAAAGAAATAATAATTGAAACATCTGAATACAAAGAAACTTTGTTAAGACTTAATATACTACTTGAAACTAGAGGATTTGGTCTTATTACAGGATCACCTGGAAAAGGTAAAACAACTATTATAAGAAGTTGGTCTAAAATACTAAATCCTTCACTTTTTAAGGTTATTTATAGTTCATTATCAACTCTAACTGTAGCTGAATTTTATAAAAATTTAGCTCAGCAATTAGGTTTAGAGCCAATGATGAGAAAAAATGATAATTTTAAGATAATTCAAAATGAAATTACTAGATACGCTGTTGAAAAACGCATAACTCCGGTTATTATTATTGATGAAGCAAATTACATTAATAATGGTATACTAAATGATTTGAAAATTCTTTTCAATTTTGAAATGGATTCAAAAGATCGTGCAGTTGTATTATTAGTTGGACTTCCAAATATAAATAATACTCTTAGATTAGTATCACACGAACCGCTAAGACAAAGAATAACTATGAATTATCATTTAGATGGACTAAATAAAGAAGAAGCTAGAAGCTATATAAAAAATAAACTCATCGGAGCTAATTGTCATGTAAATATTTTTAGTGAAGGAGCCTTAGAAGGCATAATTAACTCTTCAAATGGTATACCAAGAATTATTAATAAAATATGTAATGCATGCTTATTAATAGGTAATAATCAAAATATTACAGATATTAATAACGATATTGTAATGATGGCGGTTAATGAAACTGAATTAGGATAA
- a CDS encoding DDE-type integrase/transposase/recombinase translates to MNNDDKQKIALFRYSILAPLISGTCDDSKSNKAFFRDASHNTYTNPRGMDTIISATTIERWYYSYQKYGFDGLMPKRRNDTGQSRKLDDDMIEQINYLKSEYPRIPATLIHQKLISNGTINKGEISLSTINRYVNQLNKNNLYTNNKDMRRYERPHINEVWCGDSSVGPYLMINRKKHKVWIIAMLDDASRMITGIDVFFNDNTVNVMSVLKSAVSKYGRPKRLNFDNGSSYKNKQITLLAARIGSTLNYNPPYTPTGKAKVERFFKTLKQQWMSGLNMNDFSSLEDLRLSLLIYVKSYNQKIHSSLNGLSPMDRFFSESALIKRLSEDHIYKSFLLEIERRVSTDNVVVINEVEYEVHYRFSKQRITLRYSPDMKNIFILDKYTGDLTPIKLLNKHENSKIKREKVKLTGGKN, encoded by the coding sequence ATGAATAACGATGATAAGCAAAAAATTGCACTTTTTAGGTATAGCATTCTTGCTCCATTAATTAGCGGAACATGTGATGATTCGAAATCTAATAAGGCTTTTTTTCGTGATGCCTCTCATAACACTTATACCAATCCGAGGGGCATGGATACTATTATTTCGGCTACAACTATAGAGCGTTGGTACTATAGTTATCAAAAATATGGTTTTGATGGTCTAATGCCTAAAAGGCGTAATGATACAGGTCAATCAAGAAAACTTGATGATGATATGATAGAGCAAATTAACTATCTTAAAAGTGAATATCCAAGAATTCCTGCTACATTAATTCATCAAAAGTTAATTAGTAATGGCACTATTAACAAAGGTGAAATTTCACTTTCAACAATTAATAGATATGTAAATCAATTAAATAAAAATAATCTTTATACCAATAATAAGGATATGAGAAGATATGAGCGTCCTCATATCAATGAAGTATGGTGTGGTGACAGCAGTGTTGGACCTTACTTAATGATTAATAGGAAAAAACATAAAGTGTGGATTATTGCTATGTTAGATGATGCTTCACGTATGATAACTGGTATTGACGTATTTTTTAATGATAATACAGTTAATGTAATGTCTGTACTAAAATCTGCAGTTTCAAAATATGGAAGACCAAAACGACTAAATTTTGATAATGGATCTTCATATAAAAATAAGCAAATCACCTTACTTGCTGCTCGCATTGGTTCAACGCTTAACTACAATCCACCTTATACACCAACTGGAAAAGCTAAGGTAGAAAGGTTCTTTAAAACCCTTAAACAACAGTGGATGAGTGGACTTAACATGAATGATTTTTCATCACTCGAGGATCTTCGTTTATCACTTTTAATATATGTAAAATCTTACAATCAAAAGATTCATAGTTCTTTAAACGGATTATCACCAATGGACCGTTTTTTTAGTGAATCAGCGCTTATCAAAAGATTAAGTGAAGATCATATTTATAAAAGTTTTCTACTTGAAATAGAGCGGCGAGTTTCAACAGATAATGTAGTTGTAATTAATGAAGTGGAATATGAAGTGCATTATAGATTTTCTAAACAAAGAATTACTTTAAGGTATTCACCTGATATGAAAAATATTTTTATATTAGATAAATATACAGGAGATTTAACGCCTATTAAGTTACTAAATAAGCATGAAAATTCTAAAATCAAACGTGAAAAAGTTAAATTAACAGGAGGAAAAAATTAA
- a CDS encoding DUF6431 domain-containing protein, with protein MIDHLPFHRLSCSCGQKGCLIKHAYYKRFIKISGKLYELKILRLICKCCGKTESVLPSWIVPYSQILLKDIITVIQTYLKKLPFENIMINNLLIDESNIRYIIRQFNRHWRERLAVFKIPINHKFTTIMSFKKYNRQFMQIKSTSNILFNNTHIT; from the coding sequence ATGATTGATCATTTACCGTTTCATCGCCTTTCTTGTAGCTGTGGCCAAAAGGGCTGTCTTATTAAACACGCCTATTATAAACGTTTTATTAAAATTTCTGGTAAATTATACGAACTAAAAATTCTAAGATTAATCTGTAAATGTTGTGGTAAAACTGAATCAGTTCTACCAAGTTGGATTGTTCCTTATTCTCAAATATTATTAAAGGATATTATCACAGTTATTCAGACTTATTTAAAAAAATTACCTTTCGAAAATATTATGATCAACAACTTACTTATTGATGAAAGTAACATTAGATATATTATTCGTCAGTTCAATCGGCACTGGAGAGAGCGATTAGCTGTTTTTAAGATACCAATAAATCATAAATTTACAACTATTATGTCTTTTAAAAAATATAATAGACAGTTTATGCAAATTAAAAGCACTTCAAATATTTTATTTAATAACACCCACATAACTTAG
- a CDS encoding GNAT family N-acetyltransferase: MTNIKKGSIKMIYELNKKNYPKAEKLFTKLKTNAAIESIFNNKNEARLFVDNPENPKSIFILNSWAYYYLAGESENNYFNSSLVEFLENEFFPECVKTNNNTGFAFYPDTDEWCKKIEELFSNLNLSKSGKTYFNFEEKRFNKNWRV; encoded by the coding sequence TTGACTAATATTAAAAAAGGAAGTATTAAAATGATTTATGAATTAAATAAAAAAAATTACCCAAAAGCAGAAAAACTATTTACCAAATTAAAAACAAATGCAGCTATTGAATCGATTTTTAATAATAAAAATGAAGCCCGACTGTTCGTTGATAATCCAGAGAACCCTAAAAGTATTTTTATTCTTAATTCATGGGCTTATTATTATTTAGCTGGTGAATCAGAGAATAATTACTTCAACTCTTCATTAGTAGAATTCCTAGAAAATGAATTTTTCCCGGAATGTGTTAAGACCAATAATAATACAGGGTTTGCATTTTACCCTGATACTGATGAGTGGTGCAAAAAAATTGAAGAGTTGTTTTCAAATTTGAATCTATCAAAATCTGGTAAAACTTATTTTAACTTTGAGGAAAAACGTTTCAATAAAAACTGGAGAGTGTAG
- the dgt gene encoding dGTP triphosphohydrolase, producing the protein MNNYFSRIDKEKWEDEYLSSKSCKSSDSKYKANRVYDEEPDKFRTAFQRDVSRILYSNPFRRLRTKNQVIYDNLDLHNRTRLTHSYEVSHLSRQVARAMQLNEDLVEAIALGHDLGHTPFGHAGERALNNIMKELGGYSHNAQSVWLVERVNQYRNINGKLISGLNLTYATREGMLKHTKIETNIDEYSRFHPETKGTLEAQIVNKCDSLAYLFHDLDDGIRNKMFAKNEVVEIWNNVSNIDFNEWYFTFINDLISNSINKEFVDYSDEIKVPYKELKKFLNYKILSNEKVIKADKLGEEMVLEMYHILYEHQNLIPKNKDNQFKTKNFGIERTIVDYIQWLGDNNFEYVLNNYKNRI; encoded by the coding sequence ATGAATAATTATTTTTCAAGAATTGACAAAGAAAAATGGGAAGATGAGTATTTATCGTCAAAGTCTTGCAAATCTTCAGATTCAAAATATAAGGCGAATAGGGTATATGATGAAGAACCAGATAAGTTTAGAACTGCTTTTCAAAGGGACGTAAGTAGAATATTATATTCTAATCCATTTAGAAGGCTTAGAACGAAGAATCAGGTTATCTATGATAATCTAGATTTACATAATCGTACTAGATTGACTCATAGTTATGAAGTTTCGCACTTATCTAGGCAAGTAGCTAGAGCGATGCAACTTAATGAAGATTTAGTCGAAGCAATAGCTTTAGGTCATGATTTAGGACATACTCCATTTGGACATGCAGGAGAAAGAGCTTTGAATAATATAATGAAAGAATTGGGAGGTTATTCTCATAATGCTCAGTCTGTATGGCTTGTAGAGAGAGTAAATCAATATAGAAATATAAACGGTAAATTAATTAGTGGATTAAATTTAACATACGCAACTAGAGAAGGTATGTTAAAGCATACAAAAATTGAAACAAATATTGATGAATATAGTCGTTTTCATCCAGAAACAAAAGGTACTTTAGAAGCTCAAATTGTTAATAAATGTGATAGTTTAGCATATTTATTTCATGATTTAGATGATGGAATAAGAAATAAAATGTTCGCAAAAAATGAAGTAGTTGAAATTTGGAATAATGTTAGTAATATTGATTTTAATGAATGGTATTTTACATTTATTAATGATTTGATAAGTAACTCTATAAATAAAGAATTTGTTGATTATAGTGATGAAATAAAAGTACCTTATAAAGAACTTAAAAAGTTTTTGAACTATAAAATTCTTTCTAATGAAAAAGTGATTAAAGCAGATAAACTTGGAGAAGAAATGGTACTCGAAATGTATCATATTTTGTACGAACATCAAAATTTAATTCCAAAAAATAAAGATAATCAATTTAAAACAAAAAATTTTGGTATAGAAAGGACAATTGTGGATTATATTCAATGGCTTGGTGATAATAATTTTGAGTATGTGCTAAATAATTATAAAAATAGAATTTAA